One Kitasatospora sp. NBC_01266 genomic window carries:
- a CDS encoding agmatine deiminase family protein, with translation MTTPASLGYSMPAEWHPHERTWMAFPTANQTFDTPENLHAARLAWAKVANTIVRYEPVTLVVNLGETSAAREYVEAEVEIVERPLDDAWMRDIGPSFLTDGRGSLAAADWIFNGWGAQSWASWEHDQHIAEHISELAGVQRFASRLINEGGGIHVDGEGTVLVTETVQLGEGRNADWTKEQVEAELHAHLGTTKAIWLPRGLTRDYDEFGTRGHIDIVASFVRPGVVLAHVQPDPAHPDHTVCQDLVATLRAATDAKGRPLEVIEVPAPTVLHDEDGEPVDYSYINHYVANGAVILCAFDDPRDQQAAEILAEAFPGRKVELVDAREIFANGGGIHCITQQQPKA, from the coding sequence ATGACCACCCCCGCATCGCTCGGCTACTCGATGCCCGCCGAATGGCACCCGCACGAGCGCACCTGGATGGCCTTCCCCACCGCGAACCAGACCTTCGACACCCCCGAGAACCTGCATGCCGCCCGGCTCGCCTGGGCGAAGGTCGCCAACACCATCGTCCGCTACGAGCCGGTGACGCTGGTGGTCAACCTCGGCGAGACCTCGGCCGCCCGCGAGTACGTCGAAGCCGAGGTGGAGATCGTCGAACGCCCGCTGGACGACGCGTGGATGCGGGACATCGGCCCCAGCTTCCTGACCGACGGCCGGGGTTCGCTGGCCGCCGCCGACTGGATCTTCAACGGCTGGGGCGCCCAGTCCTGGGCCAGTTGGGAGCACGACCAGCACATCGCCGAGCACATCAGCGAGTTGGCCGGCGTCCAGCGCTTCGCCTCCCGCCTGATCAACGAGGGCGGCGGCATCCACGTGGACGGCGAGGGCACGGTGCTGGTCACCGAGACCGTCCAACTCGGCGAGGGCCGCAACGCCGACTGGACCAAGGAGCAGGTCGAGGCCGAACTGCACGCCCACCTGGGCACCACGAAGGCGATCTGGCTGCCGCGCGGACTCACCCGCGACTACGACGAGTTCGGCACCCGCGGCCACATCGACATCGTCGCCTCCTTCGTCCGCCCCGGCGTCGTCCTCGCCCACGTCCAGCCCGACCCGGCCCACCCCGACCACACCGTCTGCCAGGACCTCGTCGCCACCCTGCGCGCCGCCACCGACGCCAAGGGCCGCCCCCTGGAGGTCATCGAGGTCCCGGCCCCCACCGTGCTGCACGACGAGGACGGCGAACCGGTCGACTACTCCTACATCAACCACTACGTCGCCAACGGCGCCGTCATCCTCTGCGCCTTCGACGACCCGCGCGACCAGCAGGCCGCCGAGATCCTGGCCGAGGCCTTCCCCGGCCGCAAGGTCGAACTGGTCGACGCCCGCGAGATCTTCGCCAACGGCGGCGGCATTCATTGCATCACGCAGCAGCAGCCGAAGGCGTGA
- a CDS encoding PadR family transcriptional regulator — protein sequence MSLRHAVLGLLVETPSSGYDLLKRFESSLAFVWPAKQSQVYGELAKLSEAGLIEVTGTGARNRREYGITEAGRAELREWLTGPGAESAYRSAALLRVFFLWTLPREEGAAYLKEFARRNQERHAGLERLRDEAQWAGDPVQVCEWLALEFGIRSSQSAGEWADWAAEQLTEHL from the coding sequence ATGAGCCTGCGCCACGCCGTCCTGGGCCTGCTGGTCGAGACGCCCAGCAGCGGATACGACCTGCTCAAGCGCTTCGAGTCCTCGCTCGCCTTCGTCTGGCCCGCGAAGCAGAGCCAGGTCTACGGCGAGCTCGCCAAGCTGAGCGAGGCCGGCCTGATCGAGGTCACCGGTACCGGCGCCCGCAACCGCCGCGAGTACGGCATCACCGAGGCGGGCCGCGCCGAACTGCGGGAGTGGCTGACCGGCCCCGGCGCCGAAAGTGCCTACCGCAGCGCCGCGCTCCTGCGCGTCTTCTTCCTGTGGACGCTGCCGCGCGAGGAAGGCGCCGCGTATCTCAAGGAGTTCGCCCGCCGCAACCAGGAACGCCACGCGGGCCTGGAGCGCCTGCGTGACGAGGCGCAGTGGGCCGGCGACCCGGTCCAGGTCTGCGAGTGGCTGGCCCTGGAGTTCGGGATCCGCAGCTCCCAGTCCGCGGGGGAATGGGCGGACTGGGCGGCCGAGCAGCTGACCGAGCACCTGTAG